In one window of Borrelia anserina Es DNA:
- a CDS encoding V-type ATP synthase subunit A, whose product MEAKGKVVGVIGNLVTIEVVDTVSMNEIVFIKTGGRSLKAEIIRIRDGEVDAQVFEMTKGIAVGDDIEFTGKLLTVELGPGLLSQVYDGLQNPLPELAAQCGFFLERGLYLSALDRKKKWIFNSTAKVGDVVVAGDYLGFVVEGTIKHQIMIPFDKRDSYRIVEIVSCGSYAVDDKIAVIEDNVGGKHVITMSFHWPVKVPITSYKERLIPSEPMVTQTRIIDTFFPVAKGGTFCIPGPFGAGKTVLQQVTSRNADVDIVIIAACGERAGEVVETLKEFPELTDPRTGKSLMERTCIICNTSSMPVAAREASVYTAITIGEYYRQMGLDILLLADSTSRWAQAMREMSGRLEEIPGEEAFPAYLESVIASFYERAGIVILNNGNFGSVTVGGSVSPAGGNFEEPVTQATLKVVGAFHGLTRERSDARKFPAINPLESWSKYRGIIESGKTEYARAFLAKGNEINQMMKVVGEEGISIDDFLIYLKAELLDSCYLQQNSFDSVDAAVSPERQNYMFDILCDILQSDFKFENKLEARGFVNELRQNILDMNLAPFKEEKFNNLEVILKNLVRSKRLDF is encoded by the coding sequence ATGGAAGCTAAAGGAAAAGTAGTAGGAGTTATTGGAAATTTGGTTACTATTGAGGTAGTTGATACGGTTTCCATGAATGAAATTGTTTTTATTAAAACAGGTGGGCGTAGTTTAAAAGCTGAAATAATTCGTATTCGGGATGGGGAGGTTGATGCTCAAGTGTTTGAGATGACTAAAGGAATTGCTGTTGGGGATGATATTGAGTTTACAGGTAAGCTTTTAACAGTAGAGCTTGGTCCTGGCCTTTTAAGTCAGGTGTATGATGGTCTTCAAAATCCATTGCCAGAACTTGCTGCTCAATGTGGGTTTTTTTTGGAGCGAGGTTTGTATTTAAGTGCACTTGATAGGAAAAAAAAATGGATCTTTAATTCAACTGCAAAGGTTGGAGATGTTGTTGTTGCAGGAGATTATCTTGGGTTTGTTGTTGAAGGTACGATTAAGCATCAAATCATGATTCCATTTGATAAAAGAGATTCTTATAGAATTGTGGAGATAGTTAGCTGTGGTAGTTATGCTGTAGATGATAAAATTGCTGTGATTGAGGATAATGTTGGTGGTAAGCATGTCATTACTATGTCGTTTCATTGGCCTGTTAAAGTTCCAATTACCAGTTATAAAGAAAGACTTATACCTAGTGAGCCTATGGTAACTCAAACAAGAATAATAGATACGTTCTTTCCGGTTGCAAAGGGTGGTACATTTTGTATTCCTGGGCCTTTTGGTGCTGGAAAAACAGTTCTTCAGCAGGTTACAAGTCGTAATGCTGATGTTGACATTGTAATTATTGCTGCTTGTGGTGAACGAGCAGGTGAAGTAGTAGAAACCCTTAAGGAATTTCCTGAGCTTACAGATCCAAGGACAGGCAAATCATTAATGGAGAGAACATGCATTATTTGTAATACGTCTTCTATGCCGGTTGCTGCCCGTGAAGCATCAGTTTATACAGCTATTACTATTGGTGAATATTATAGACAAATGGGTCTTGATATACTTTTGCTTGCTGATTCAACTTCGAGATGGGCTCAGGCTATGAGAGAGATGTCAGGTCGTCTTGAGGAAATACCCGGTGAAGAAGCATTTCCTGCTTATCTTGAATCTGTTATTGCATCTTTTTATGAAAGGGCAGGTATTGTTATTTTAAATAATGGTAATTTTGGTTCTGTAACTGTTGGGGGTTCAGTTAGTCCTGCTGGAGGTAATTTTGAGGAGCCAGTAACTCAGGCAACTTTAAAGGTTGTAGGAGCGTTTCATGGTCTTACAAGAGAGAGATCAGATGCTAGGAAATTTCCAGCCATTAATCCTCTTGAATCTTGGAGTAAATATAGAGGAATTATTGAATCTGGAAAGACAGAATATGCAAGAGCTTTTTTGGCAAAGGGAAATGAGATAAATCAGATGATGAAGGTTGTTGGTGAGGAAGGGATAAGTATTGATGACTTTTTAATTTATTTGAAGGCTGAGCTTTTGGATTCATGTTATTTGCAGCAAAATTCATTTGATAGCGTTGATGCTGCTGTAAGTCCTGAGCGTCAGAATTATATGTTTGATATACTTTGTGATATTTTACAGTCAGATTTTAAATTTGAGAATAAACTGGAAGCAAGAGGTTTTGTGAATGAACTGAGGCAAAATATTTTGGATATGAATCTTGCTCCCTTTAAGGAAGAAAAGTTTAATAATTTAGAAGTGATTTTAAAGAATTTAGTACGTTCTAAAAGGTTGGATTTTTGA